A part of Bombus affinis isolate iyBomAffi1 chromosome 12, iyBomAffi1.2, whole genome shotgun sequence genomic DNA contains:
- the LOC126922598 gene encoding UPF0430 protein CG31712-like isoform X1 yields the protein MGRSRSRTKSPSRRRHKSKHSRKRSKSREKHSNNKYSDKPKERSSKSRKRSHSASSSSGSDASDDVHIVSHKKRSYRDRDRKMDEVERLAEMERQRKKKELSNKIFTASAVGRQREVEQKMVEEEAAKRIEELVQKRVEEELEKRKEEIEAEVQRRVEEAKRAMERQMMEEMEWRQAKLREEEKRREEEERKKREELERIMEENNRKIEEAQKKLAEERLAMVEQQRLMEEERQRMRKEHEKRVKEEQKKILGKNNSRPKLSFTLKPVT from the exons ATGGGCCGCTCTAGATCCAGGACAAAATCTCCTAGTAGACGGCGTCATAAGAGTAAGCATTCGAGGAAACGCTCAAAATCACGTGAGAAGCACTCGAACAACAAGTACTCCGACAAGCCAAAAGAACGTAGTTCTAAATCAAg GAAACGATCCCATTCTGCATCCTCTAGTTCAGGCTCAGATGCTTCGGATGATGTACACATTGTCAGTCATAAGAAACGTTCATACAGAGACAGGGATCGCAAAATGGATGAAGTAGAGAGGCTGGCAGAAATGGAACGTCAAAG gaaaaagaaagaattatcGAACAAAATCTTCACCGCAAGTGCAGTTGG AAGGCAGCGAGAAGTAGAGCAAAAAATGGTTGAAGAAGAAGCTGCAAAGCGAATAGAAGAACTAGTGCAGAAGAGGGTGGAGGAAGAGCTAGAAAAGCGTAAGGAGGAAATAGAAGCTGAAGTACAAAGGAGAGTAGAAGAAGCTAAAAGGGCTATGGAGCGTCAAATGATGGAGGAAATGGAATGGAGACAAGCAAAGCTTCGTGAGGAGGAGAAACGAAGAGAG GAGGAAGAGCGGAAGAAGCGTGAGGAACTAGAGAGGATCATGGAGGAGAACAACAGAAAAATAGAGGAAGCTCAGAAGAAACTG GCTGAGGAAAGATTGGCCATGGTCGAACAGCAACGTTTAATGGAAGAAGAAAGGCAAAGAATGAGGAAAGAACATGAAAAGCGTGTTAAAGAGGAACAGAAGAAAATCCTCGGAAAGAACAACTCGAGGCCTAAATTGTCCTTTACGCTAAAGCCAGTTACGTGA
- the LOC126922598 gene encoding UPF0430 protein CG31712-like isoform X3: MGRSRSRTKSPSRRRHKSKHSRKRSKSREKHSNNKYSDKPKERSSKSRDRDRKMDEVERLAEMERQRKKKELSNKIFTASAVGRQREVEQKMVEEEAAKRIEELVQKRVEEELEKRKEEIEAEVQRRVEEAKRAMERQMMEEMEWRQAKLREEEKRREEEERKKREELERIMEENNRKIEEAQKKLAEERLAMVEQQRLMEEERQRMRKEHEKRVKEEQKKILGKNNSRPKLSFTLKPVT; the protein is encoded by the exons ATGGGCCGCTCTAGATCCAGGACAAAATCTCCTAGTAGACGGCGTCATAAGAGTAAGCATTCGAGGAAACGCTCAAAATCACGTGAGAAGCACTCGAACAACAAGTACTCCGACAAGCCAAAAGAACGTAGTTCTAAATCAAg AGACAGGGATCGCAAAATGGATGAAGTAGAGAGGCTGGCAGAAATGGAACGTCAAAG gaaaaagaaagaattatcGAACAAAATCTTCACCGCAAGTGCAGTTGG AAGGCAGCGAGAAGTAGAGCAAAAAATGGTTGAAGAAGAAGCTGCAAAGCGAATAGAAGAACTAGTGCAGAAGAGGGTGGAGGAAGAGCTAGAAAAGCGTAAGGAGGAAATAGAAGCTGAAGTACAAAGGAGAGTAGAAGAAGCTAAAAGGGCTATGGAGCGTCAAATGATGGAGGAAATGGAATGGAGACAAGCAAAGCTTCGTGAGGAGGAGAAACGAAGAGAG GAGGAAGAGCGGAAGAAGCGTGAGGAACTAGAGAGGATCATGGAGGAGAACAACAGAAAAATAGAGGAAGCTCAGAAGAAACTG GCTGAGGAAAGATTGGCCATGGTCGAACAGCAACGTTTAATGGAAGAAGAAAGGCAAAGAATGAGGAAAGAACATGAAAAGCGTGTTAAAGAGGAACAGAAGAAAATCCTCGGAAAGAACAACTCGAGGCCTAAATTGTCCTTTACGCTAAAGCCAGTTACGTGA
- the LOC126922598 gene encoding UPF0430 protein CG31712-like isoform X2, with product MGRSRSRTKSPSRRRHKSKHSRKRSKSREKHSNNKYSDKPKERSSKSRKRSHSASSSSGSDASDDVHIVSHKKRSYRDRDRKMDEVERLAEMERQRRQREVEQKMVEEEAAKRIEELVQKRVEEELEKRKEEIEAEVQRRVEEAKRAMERQMMEEMEWRQAKLREEEKRREEEERKKREELERIMEENNRKIEEAQKKLAEERLAMVEQQRLMEEERQRMRKEHEKRVKEEQKKILGKNNSRPKLSFTLKPVT from the exons ATGGGCCGCTCTAGATCCAGGACAAAATCTCCTAGTAGACGGCGTCATAAGAGTAAGCATTCGAGGAAACGCTCAAAATCACGTGAGAAGCACTCGAACAACAAGTACTCCGACAAGCCAAAAGAACGTAGTTCTAAATCAAg GAAACGATCCCATTCTGCATCCTCTAGTTCAGGCTCAGATGCTTCGGATGATGTACACATTGTCAGTCATAAGAAACGTTCATACAGAGACAGGGATCGCAAAATGGATGAAGTAGAGAGGCTGGCAGAAATGGAACGTCAAAG AAGGCAGCGAGAAGTAGAGCAAAAAATGGTTGAAGAAGAAGCTGCAAAGCGAATAGAAGAACTAGTGCAGAAGAGGGTGGAGGAAGAGCTAGAAAAGCGTAAGGAGGAAATAGAAGCTGAAGTACAAAGGAGAGTAGAAGAAGCTAAAAGGGCTATGGAGCGTCAAATGATGGAGGAAATGGAATGGAGACAAGCAAAGCTTCGTGAGGAGGAGAAACGAAGAGAG GAGGAAGAGCGGAAGAAGCGTGAGGAACTAGAGAGGATCATGGAGGAGAACAACAGAAAAATAGAGGAAGCTCAGAAGAAACTG GCTGAGGAAAGATTGGCCATGGTCGAACAGCAACGTTTAATGGAAGAAGAAAGGCAAAGAATGAGGAAAGAACATGAAAAGCGTGTTAAAGAGGAACAGAAGAAAATCCTCGGAAAGAACAACTCGAGGCCTAAATTGTCCTTTACGCTAAAGCCAGTTACGTGA
- the LOC126922598 gene encoding UPF0430 protein CG31712-like isoform X4 → MGRSRSRTKSPSRRRHKSKHSRKRSKSREKHSNNKYSDKPKERSSKSRDRDRKMDEVERLAEMERQRRQREVEQKMVEEEAAKRIEELVQKRVEEELEKRKEEIEAEVQRRVEEAKRAMERQMMEEMEWRQAKLREEEKRREEEERKKREELERIMEENNRKIEEAQKKLAEERLAMVEQQRLMEEERQRMRKEHEKRVKEEQKKILGKNNSRPKLSFTLKPVT, encoded by the exons ATGGGCCGCTCTAGATCCAGGACAAAATCTCCTAGTAGACGGCGTCATAAGAGTAAGCATTCGAGGAAACGCTCAAAATCACGTGAGAAGCACTCGAACAACAAGTACTCCGACAAGCCAAAAGAACGTAGTTCTAAATCAAg AGACAGGGATCGCAAAATGGATGAAGTAGAGAGGCTGGCAGAAATGGAACGTCAAAG AAGGCAGCGAGAAGTAGAGCAAAAAATGGTTGAAGAAGAAGCTGCAAAGCGAATAGAAGAACTAGTGCAGAAGAGGGTGGAGGAAGAGCTAGAAAAGCGTAAGGAGGAAATAGAAGCTGAAGTACAAAGGAGAGTAGAAGAAGCTAAAAGGGCTATGGAGCGTCAAATGATGGAGGAAATGGAATGGAGACAAGCAAAGCTTCGTGAGGAGGAGAAACGAAGAGAG GAGGAAGAGCGGAAGAAGCGTGAGGAACTAGAGAGGATCATGGAGGAGAACAACAGAAAAATAGAGGAAGCTCAGAAGAAACTG GCTGAGGAAAGATTGGCCATGGTCGAACAGCAACGTTTAATGGAAGAAGAAAGGCAAAGAATGAGGAAAGAACATGAAAAGCGTGTTAAAGAGGAACAGAAGAAAATCCTCGGAAAGAACAACTCGAGGCCTAAATTGTCCTTTACGCTAAAGCCAGTTACGTGA